Proteins found in one Thunnus maccoyii chromosome 5, fThuMac1.1, whole genome shotgun sequence genomic segment:
- the LOC121897281 gene encoding uncharacterized protein LOC121897281, whose translation METIEPVLGLCKTIYDLVEKTKTNKERCQRLAQRVKDLEELVLTIKQRGSGQMSDTVTNALKQLCITLESASELMKKYSQTTGFKSFLKSVSHEDNFCKVNERLTDTFQLLSGALQIEHGNILYKLYENVSGRRQGEECCSGPTDPVPAPCILPSVPSCSTIAPTPVPRKMPSTLLCSPVTTTPVTCMMPSAPLCSPVAPMPVRCFVTSRPLCSPVTPRPVLRIIPPVRVGAVAPICLPVNAATMPLTRSITSMPYSPQNNPR comes from the coding sequence ATGGAAACAATAGAACCTGTATTGGGCCTTTGTAAGACCATCTACGACTTGGTTGAGAAGACGAAGACCAATAAGGAGCGCTGCCAACGACTTGCCCAGAGAGTCAAAGACCTGGAGGAACTGGTTCTGACCATCAAACAAAGGGGGTCGGGTCAAATGTCTGACACTGTGACCAACGCTCTGAAGCAACTCTGCATCACTCTGGAATCAGCCTCGGAACTGATGAAGAAATATTCCCAAACTACTGGTTTTAAGAGTTTCCTGAAGTCTGTGTCTCATGAAGACAACTTCTGCAAGGTGAATGAAAGACTGACTGATACCTTCCAGCTCCTGTCTGGTGCTCTGCAGATTGAGCATGGGAACATTTTGTACAAAttgtatgaaaatgtttcagggaGGAGACAGGGTGAAGAGTGCTGCAGTGGCCCCACAGACCCTGTGCCTGCCCCCTGCATATTGCCCTCCGTGCCTTCCTGTAGCACCATAGCTCCCACGCCTGTTCCTCGCAAGATGCCCTCTACACTTCTCTGTAGCCCCGTAACTACCACACCTGTAACCTGCATGATGCCCTCTGCACCTCTCTGTAGCCCCGTGGCTCCCATGCCTGTCCGCTGCTTCGTGACCTCCAGGCCTCTCTGTAGCCCCGTCACTCCCAGGCCTGTCCTTCGCATCATTCCTCCAGTCCGTGTCGGCGCTGTGGCTCCCATATGTCTGCCTGTCAATGCAGCCACCATGCCTCTCACCAGGTCTATCACCTCCATGCCTTATTCACCACAAAATAATCCACGGTAA